From the Panthera leo isolate Ple1 chromosome C1, P.leo_Ple1_pat1.1, whole genome shotgun sequence genome, one window contains:
- the GPSM2 gene encoding G-protein-signaling modulator 2 isoform X2 — protein MEENLISMREDHSFHVRYRMEASCLELALEGERLCKSGDCRAGVSFFEAAVQVGTEDLKTLSAIYSQLGNAYFYLHDYAKALEYHHHDLTLARTIGDQLGEAKASGNLGNTLKVLGNFDEAVVCCQRHLDISRELNDKVGEARALYNLGNVYHAKGKSFACPGPQDMGEFPEDVRNALQAAVDYYEENLSLVTALGDRAAQGRAFGNLGNTHYLLGNFRDAVIAHEQRLLIAKEFGDKAAERRAYSNLGNAYIFLGEFETASEYYKKTLLLARQLKDRAVEAQSCYSLGNTYTLLQDYEKAIDYHLKHLAIAQELNDRIGEGRACWSLGNAYTALGNHDQAMHFAEKHLEISREVGDRSGELTARLNLSDLQMVLGLSYSTNNSIMSENIEIDNNLHGARPKFGRRHSMENMELMKLTPEKVQNWNSEILAKQKPLIAKPSAKLLFVNRLKGKKCKTNSSTKVLQDASNSIDNRIPNSERKIGADIIGDEGFFDLVSRFQSNRMDDQRCCLQEQSCGTASAAASSTPPRVMMKAPSVSVVSPNTDEFLDLLASSQSRRLDDQRASFSNLPGLRLTQNNNKSVLGHLMTNDNKEPDEDFFDILVKCQTVQLLRMTKSGLGRWELIRQR, from the exons AATGGAAGCTTCTTGCCTAGAACTGGCCTTGGAAGGGGAACGTCTGTGTAAGTCAGGAGACTGCCGTGCTGGTGTGTCCTTCTTTGAAGCTGCAGTTCAAGTTGGAACTGAAGACCTAAAAACACTTAGTGCTATTTACAGCCAGCTGGGCAATGCTTATTTCTATTTGCATGATTATGCCAAAGCATTAGAATACCATCATCATGATTTAACTCTAGCAAG gactaTTGGAGATCAGCTGGGAGAAGCCAAAGCTAGCGGTAATCTGGGAAACACCTTAAAAGTTCTTGGGAATTTTGATGAAGCTGTAGTTTGTTGTCAGCGACACCTAGATATTTCCAGAGAGCTTAATGACAAG GTGGGAGAAGCAAGAGCACTTTACAATCTTGGAAATGTGTATCATGCCAAAGGGAAAAGTTTTGCCTGCCCTGGTCCTCAAGACATGGGAGAATTTCCAGAAGACGTGAGAAATGCTCTGCAGGCAGCTGTGGATTATTATGA GGAAAACCTATCACTAGTGACTGCTTTGGGTGACCGAGCAGCCCAAGGACGTGCCTTTGGAAATCTTGGAAACACACATTACCTCCTTGGCAACTTCAGGGATGCGGTTATAGCCCATGAACAG CGTCTCCTTATTGCAAAAGAATTTGGAGATAAAGCAGCTGAAAGAAGAGCATATAGCAACCTtggaaatgcatatatatttcttGGTGAATTTGAAACTGCCTCTGAATACTACAA aaagacaCTACTATTGGCTCGACAGCTTAAAGACAGAGCTGTAGAAGCACAGTCTTGCTATAGTCTCGGAAACACATACACTTTGCTTCAAGACTATGAAAAGGCCATCGATTATCATCTGAAGCACTTAGCAATTGCTCAAGAGCTGAATGATAG AATTGGTGAAGGAAGAGCATGTTGGAGCTTAGGAAATGCATACACAGCTCTAGGGAATCATGATCAAGCAATGCATTTTGCTGAAAAGCACTTGGAAATTTCAAGAGAG GTTGGGGATAGAAGTGGTGAACTAACAGCACGACTGAATCTCTCAGATCTTCAAATGGTTCTTGGTCTGAGCTACAGCACAAATAATTCAATAATGTCTGAAAATATTGAAATTGATAACAATTTGCATG gtGCACGCCCGAAGTTTGGACGCCGACACAGTATGGAAAACATGGAACTTATGAAGTTAACACCAGAAAAG GTACAGAACTGGAACAGTGAAATTCTTGCTAAACAAAAACCTCTTATTGCCAAACCTTCTGCGAAGCTGCTCTTTGTCAACagattgaaggggaaaaaatgcaaaactaaTTCCTCCACTAAAGTTCTCCAAGATGCCAGTAATTCCATTGATAATCGAATTCCAAATTCTGAGAGG AAAATCGGTGCAGATATTATTGGAGACGAAGGGTTCTTTGACCTGGTAAGCCGATTTCAGAGCAATCGGATGGATGATCAGAGGTGCTGCTTACAAGAACAGAGCTGCGGGACTGCTTCAGCTGCGGCTTCTTCCACTCCACCTCGAGTAATGATGAAAG CACCGTCTGTTTCCGTGGTGTCCCCCAACACAGATGAGTTTTTAGACCTTCTTGCCAGCTCACAGAGCCGTCGTCTCGATGACCAAAGGGCCAGTTTCAGTAATTTGCCAGGGCTTCGTCTGACACAAAACAACAATAAGTCCGTACTTGGCCACTTGATGACTAATGACAACAAAGAGCCTGATGAAGACTTCTTTGACATCCTTGTAAAATGTCAA ACAGTGCAGTTACTGAGAATGACCAAGTCTGGCCTAGGACGATGGGAGCTTATAAGGCAGAGGTGA
- the GPSM2 gene encoding G-protein-signaling modulator 2 isoform X1, with the protein MEENLISMREDHSFHVRYRMEASCLELALEGERLCKSGDCRAGVSFFEAAVQVGTEDLKTLSAIYSQLGNAYFYLHDYAKALEYHHHDLTLARTIGDQLGEAKASGNLGNTLKVLGNFDEAVVCCQRHLDISRELNDKVGEARALYNLGNVYHAKGKSFACPGPQDMGEFPEDVRNALQAAVDYYEENLSLVTALGDRAAQGRAFGNLGNTHYLLGNFRDAVIAHEQRLLIAKEFGDKAAERRAYSNLGNAYIFLGEFETASEYYKKTLLLARQLKDRAVEAQSCYSLGNTYTLLQDYEKAIDYHLKHLAIAQELNDRIGEGRACWSLGNAYTALGNHDQAMHFAEKHLEISREVGDRSGELTARLNLSDLQMVLGLSYSTNNSIMSENIEIDNNLHGARPKFGRRHSMENMELMKLTPEKVQNWNSEILAKQKPLIAKPSAKLLFVNRLKGKKCKTNSSTKVLQDASNSIDNRIPNSERKIGADIIGDEGFFDLVSRFQSNRMDDQRCCLQEQSCGTASAAASSTPPRVMMKAPSVSVVSPNTDEFLDLLASSQSRRLDDQRASFSNLPGLRLTQNNNKSVLGHLMTNDNKEPDEDFFDILVKCQGSRLDDQRCAPPPATTKGPTVPDEDFFSLILRSQAKRMDEQRVLLQRDQNRDAEFGLKDILQSNALLEFKNTGKK; encoded by the exons AATGGAAGCTTCTTGCCTAGAACTGGCCTTGGAAGGGGAACGTCTGTGTAAGTCAGGAGACTGCCGTGCTGGTGTGTCCTTCTTTGAAGCTGCAGTTCAAGTTGGAACTGAAGACCTAAAAACACTTAGTGCTATTTACAGCCAGCTGGGCAATGCTTATTTCTATTTGCATGATTATGCCAAAGCATTAGAATACCATCATCATGATTTAACTCTAGCAAG gactaTTGGAGATCAGCTGGGAGAAGCCAAAGCTAGCGGTAATCTGGGAAACACCTTAAAAGTTCTTGGGAATTTTGATGAAGCTGTAGTTTGTTGTCAGCGACACCTAGATATTTCCAGAGAGCTTAATGACAAG GTGGGAGAAGCAAGAGCACTTTACAATCTTGGAAATGTGTATCATGCCAAAGGGAAAAGTTTTGCCTGCCCTGGTCCTCAAGACATGGGAGAATTTCCAGAAGACGTGAGAAATGCTCTGCAGGCAGCTGTGGATTATTATGA GGAAAACCTATCACTAGTGACTGCTTTGGGTGACCGAGCAGCCCAAGGACGTGCCTTTGGAAATCTTGGAAACACACATTACCTCCTTGGCAACTTCAGGGATGCGGTTATAGCCCATGAACAG CGTCTCCTTATTGCAAAAGAATTTGGAGATAAAGCAGCTGAAAGAAGAGCATATAGCAACCTtggaaatgcatatatatttcttGGTGAATTTGAAACTGCCTCTGAATACTACAA aaagacaCTACTATTGGCTCGACAGCTTAAAGACAGAGCTGTAGAAGCACAGTCTTGCTATAGTCTCGGAAACACATACACTTTGCTTCAAGACTATGAAAAGGCCATCGATTATCATCTGAAGCACTTAGCAATTGCTCAAGAGCTGAATGATAG AATTGGTGAAGGAAGAGCATGTTGGAGCTTAGGAAATGCATACACAGCTCTAGGGAATCATGATCAAGCAATGCATTTTGCTGAAAAGCACTTGGAAATTTCAAGAGAG GTTGGGGATAGAAGTGGTGAACTAACAGCACGACTGAATCTCTCAGATCTTCAAATGGTTCTTGGTCTGAGCTACAGCACAAATAATTCAATAATGTCTGAAAATATTGAAATTGATAACAATTTGCATG gtGCACGCCCGAAGTTTGGACGCCGACACAGTATGGAAAACATGGAACTTATGAAGTTAACACCAGAAAAG GTACAGAACTGGAACAGTGAAATTCTTGCTAAACAAAAACCTCTTATTGCCAAACCTTCTGCGAAGCTGCTCTTTGTCAACagattgaaggggaaaaaatgcaaaactaaTTCCTCCACTAAAGTTCTCCAAGATGCCAGTAATTCCATTGATAATCGAATTCCAAATTCTGAGAGG AAAATCGGTGCAGATATTATTGGAGACGAAGGGTTCTTTGACCTGGTAAGCCGATTTCAGAGCAATCGGATGGATGATCAGAGGTGCTGCTTACAAGAACAGAGCTGCGGGACTGCTTCAGCTGCGGCTTCTTCCACTCCACCTCGAGTAATGATGAAAG CACCGTCTGTTTCCGTGGTGTCCCCCAACACAGATGAGTTTTTAGACCTTCTTGCCAGCTCACAGAGCCGTCGTCTCGATGACCAAAGGGCCAGTTTCAGTAATTTGCCAGGGCTTCGTCTGACACAAAACAACAATAAGTCCGTACTTGGCCACTTGATGACTAATGACAACAAAGAGCCTGATGAAGACTTCTTTGACATCCTTGTAAAATGTCAA GGGTCCAGATTAGATGATCAAAGATGTGCTCCACCACCTGCCACCACAAAGGGACCAACAGTACCAGACGAGGACTTTTTTAGCCTGATTTTACGTTCTCAGGcaaaaagaatggatgaacagaGAGTTCTTTTACAAAGAGATCAAAACAGAGACGCTGAATTTGGGCTGAAAGACATTTTGCAAAGTAATGCTTtgttggaatttaaaaatacaggaaaaaaataa
- the CLCC1 gene encoding chloride channel CLIC-like protein 1 isoform X2 codes for MLYSLLLCECLWLITGYASDDDWIDPTDMLNYDAASGTMRKSQISECEKKKREDYESQSNPVFRRYLNKILIEARKLGLPEENKGDMHYDAEIILRRQTLLEIQKFLSGEDWKPGALDDALSDILINFKLHDFETWKWRFEDSFGVDPYNVLMVLLCLLCIVALVATELWTYVHWYTQLRRVLFISFLVSLGWNWMYLYKLAFAQHQAEVAKMEPLNNVCAEKMDWIGSLWEVFRSSWTYKDDPCQKYYELLLVNPIWLVPPTKALAVTFTNFVTEPLKHIGKGAGEFIKALMKEMPVLLHIPVLIIMALAVLSFCYGAGKSVNMLRQISGPEREPPRALEPGDRGRQKEVDYRPHGGAGDTDFYYRGPIGPVEQGPYDKTYEGRRDVLRQRDVDLRLKTGNKSPEVLRACDLPDAEAREHPKAVPSHKFPVLDAKPKEVGIPGESTLPESSTESSQSTKRVSGAETSEKAEGTSAEEKGQLRTEARGSPEEGGGASSPASCGKDLDAGPCG; via the exons ATCAGTGagtgtgaaaagaaaaagagggaagactaTGAAAGTCAAAGCAATCCTGTTTTTAGGagatacttaaataaaattttaattgaagccAGGAAGCTCGGACTT cctgaagaaaacaaaggtgaTATGCATTATGATGCTGAGATTATCCTAAGAAGACAAaccttgttagaaatacagaagtTTCTCAGTGGAGAGGATTGGAAGCCAGGAGCCTTGGATGATGCACtaagtgatattttaattaattttaagctTCATGATTTTGAAACATGGAAGTGGCGATTTGAAGACTCTTTTGGAGTGGATCCGTATAACGTGTTGATG GTGCTTCTGTGTCTGCTCTGCATCGTGGCACTGGTGGCTACCGAGCTGTGGACCTATGTGCATTGGTACACCCAGCTGAGACGGGTTTTATTCATCAGTTTTCTCGTCAGTTTGGGATGGAATTGGATGTATTTATATAAG CTAGCCTTCGCACAGCATCAGGCCGAGGTTGCCAAGATGGAGCCGTTAAACAACGTGTGTGCTGAGAAGATGGACTGGATTGGAAGTCTCTGGG AAGTGTTTAGAAGTTCGTGGACCTATAAGGATGACCCATGCCAAAAATACTATGAGCTCTTGTTAGTCAACCCTATTTGGTTGGTCCCACCAACGAAG GCACTGGCAGTTACGTTCACCAACTTTGTCACGGAGCCATTGAAACACATTGGAAAAGGAGCTGGTGAATTTATTAAAGCGCTCATGAAGGAGATGCCAGTATTACTTCACATTCCAGTGCTGATAATTATGGCGCTGGCTGTCCTG agTTTCTGCTATGGTGCTGGAAAATCAGTTAATATGCTGAGACAAATAAGTGGTCCCGAGAGAGAACCACCCCGGGCACTTGAGCCAGGTGACAGAGGACGGCAGAAGGAAGTTGATTATAGACCCCATGGTGGAGCAGGTGATACAGATTTCTATTATAGAGGCCCGATCGGCCCCGTTGAGCAAGGCCCTTATGACAAAACATATGAGGGTAGAAGAgatgttttgagacagagagatgttGACTTGAGACTTAAGACTGGCAACAAGAGCCCTGAAGTGCTCCGGGCATGTGATTTACCAGACGCAGAGGCGAGAGAGCATCCCAAGGCGGTACCCAGT CATAAATTTCCTGTTTTGGATGCAAAGCCCAAAGAGGTTGGAATCCCAGGAGAAAGCACACTGCCAGAAAGCAGCACTGAAAGCAGCCAGTCCACTAAGCGTGTCTCTGGTGCAGAGACATCAGAGAAGGCGGAAGGTACATCTGCGGAGGAAAAGGGCCAGCTCAGGACCGAGGCCAGAGGCAGCCCAGAGGAAGGCGGTGGTGCATCCAGCCCCGCCAGCTGTGGAAAGGACCTGGATGCTGGCCCATGTGGCTAG